From the Streptococcus sp. 29887 genome, one window contains:
- a CDS encoding DUF1002 domain-containing protein — protein sequence MKKRLIVCFIAVLFVSVAPIFPIQSSQVRLVHAETSKKKVLTKPHMSLGGSLTEEQKTETKRLLGDSQISEKQVISVTGKMVAEYTGSADSDAKIYSSAFIKPLEKGSGVRVEIVTPDKITMISAATYQNAAITSGVSDILIRIASVETVTGEGALAGVYALLEQAGIAVDKTTVQMSQDEISLIEKIKVETSLSDEEANKLIAELKKTITSNLVKKKAITDEWLQKRLDEICASYHVTCSDGLKAEIIAWLKSYSKTDIAKSTKTVKQLEQSILTTEWAEVLSTLDRVLNPDEILALEKMDYSDKKAYHAIIDAVYRELLTDIKEGRLDKVKLIYSQSFVIEQLLSNPSIKEKEALNYIRTLCYYFIAFEEDGKLSGALTRDKKPAWLIADTTKANFLYALNRYKNISQNPNLQEIVNRIALATGYAYEAFLYEDIQQEGEFIHLTIVCPCLDQKVKMSVVYNLKTGECILKDGKKTSKTKFYDFKKQYKVNLEDKYQKLVDDLKTYQLSDIDVAIFNASNIKQTVYNAYNEVVEQFYHFSQSSDALPNNYSYIPILDDITYPPGARQFKYALFDLNRDGIDELIISDGDNNHLAVYTYNKGAVLLKGVSGYRNHMQVFQDGKIVTYGSGGADVSGVTIYTLENADKGLVELHTLTREFNQSASQSRYIVGKYDSSTEIYHGQEEYLRQYGQYAPYLSIGPYTFIDSSLSAAILDLSIFRDISDRKVFEATSEEKVSVKDQKKTSNTEKKASPSFTNLTALTAADKQEIEELVLKGRAYNSEVFARNEKYIGTVPSAMTEPAIHYDTTDKYVTLSELTDAYNSYKAGTYNSDDILRIWKNIYDMEEIDASYKDQVGPIFGTTEYGLKYYKGDQTFVLNHGGFGYSNSFNVLQEGWEIEETYVDVPVAMTTLGETAATTPSYIVRVKLNNKQYKGGSGQSSKFYIENVRMVMDTKSDGSYLTWSTRQSKKIDEAIQAYGKKEGLAFQFDREPLLSSPGEYQIAVFTDSSDREPDIKTLFYFGMGTTYDYYFLSRYDAVGNSTIPTRYVFTIHGGKPVLLLNRQSDAGYQIPGTNTYIPTFTLVTDELQQEFSKIFSEE from the coding sequence TTGAAAAAAAGATTGATAGTGTGTTTTATTGCGGTCTTGTTTGTCAGTGTTGCTCCGATATTTCCTATACAATCAAGTCAAGTAAGGCTTGTGCATGCTGAAACCAGTAAGAAGAAAGTTTTAACAAAACCTCATATGTCATTGGGGGGATCTCTTACAGAGGAACAAAAGACTGAAACCAAACGTCTTTTGGGTGACAGTCAAATTAGCGAGAAGCAAGTTATTTCTGTAACTGGAAAGATGGTAGCAGAATACACAGGTTCTGCTGACTCTGATGCCAAGATATACTCCAGTGCCTTCATTAAGCCCTTAGAAAAAGGTTCCGGGGTTCGGGTCGAAATTGTGACACCGGATAAGATTACGATGATTTCTGCAGCAACCTACCAAAACGCTGCCATTACATCAGGTGTCTCAGATATTCTGATTCGGATTGCTTCTGTAGAAACGGTTACTGGTGAGGGGGCCTTGGCAGGTGTTTATGCCTTGTTAGAACAAGCTGGAATTGCAGTTGACAAGACTACTGTTCAAATGAGTCAGGACGAGATCTCTTTAATAGAGAAAATCAAGGTTGAAACGTCCCTATCAGATGAAGAAGCCAACAAACTGATTGCAGAATTAAAGAAGACAATCACCTCTAATCTAGTAAAAAAGAAAGCCATCACGGATGAGTGGTTGCAGAAGCGTCTAGATGAGATTTGTGCCAGTTATCATGTTACATGTAGCGACGGACTAAAAGCAGAAATCATCGCTTGGTTAAAATCCTATTCGAAAACGGATATTGCAAAATCTACTAAGACTGTCAAGCAACTCGAACAAAGCATCCTAACGACTGAGTGGGCGGAAGTGTTATCAACATTGGATAGGGTATTAAATCCTGACGAGATTCTTGCACTTGAGAAGATGGACTATAGTGATAAAAAAGCATATCATGCCATCATTGATGCTGTTTATCGAGAGTTGCTAACCGACATCAAGGAGGGGAGGCTAGATAAAGTTAAACTAATTTATTCCCAGTCCTTTGTCATTGAACAGCTGTTGTCAAATCCGTCCATTAAAGAAAAAGAAGCACTGAACTATATTCGCACCCTATGCTATTATTTCATCGCCTTTGAAGAAGATGGGAAACTCTCTGGTGCTTTAACAAGAGATAAGAAACCAGCTTGGTTAATTGCGGATACCACAAAGGCTAATTTCCTTTATGCTTTAAATCGCTATAAAAATATTTCTCAAAATCCAAACTTGCAGGAAATAGTCAACCGTATTGCTCTGGCAACAGGCTATGCTTATGAAGCCTTTCTTTATGAGGACATTCAACAAGAAGGAGAGTTTATTCACCTAACCATTGTTTGTCCTTGCTTAGATCAGAAGGTAAAAATGAGTGTTGTTTATAACTTAAAAACGGGAGAATGCATCTTAAAAGATGGTAAGAAAACTAGTAAAACCAAGTTTTATGATTTCAAGAAACAATACAAGGTAAATCTTGAAGACAAGTATCAGAAGTTGGTGGATGATTTGAAGACTTACCAGTTGTCCGATATAGATGTAGCCATTTTCAATGCAAGTAATATCAAGCAAACAGTCTACAATGCCTATAATGAAGTTGTAGAGCAATTCTATCATTTCTCTCAATCATCGGATGCTCTTCCTAACAATTATTCTTATATCCCTATACTTGATGATATCACATACCCACCTGGAGCTAGACAGTTTAAATATGCCTTATTTGATCTGAATAGAGATGGGATTGATGAGTTGATTATCAGTGATGGGGATAATAACCACCTAGCTGTATACACTTATAACAAGGGAGCTGTTCTCTTAAAAGGAGTTAGTGGTTATCGTAATCATATGCAAGTTTTCCAAGATGGAAAGATTGTTACATATGGTTCCGGAGGTGCAGATGTTTCAGGTGTGACTATTTATACACTAGAAAATGCTGATAAAGGTCTAGTTGAACTGCACACCTTAACCAGAGAATTTAACCAGTCTGCCTCTCAATCACGTTATATTGTGGGTAAATATGATAGCAGTACTGAAATTTATCACGGTCAAGAAGAGTATTTGAGGCAGTATGGACAATATGCACCGTATCTTTCAATTGGCCCCTATACTTTTATTGACTCTTCACTTTCTGCGGCTATTTTAGACTTGAGTATTTTTCGTGATATCAGTGATAGAAAGGTCTTTGAAGCGACCTCCGAAGAGAAAGTTTCTGTCAAAGATCAGAAAAAAACGTCCAATACAGAGAAAAAGGCATCTCCGTCCTTTACTAACCTAACAGCCCTAACAGCAGCAGATAAACAGGAAATAGAAGAGTTGGTATTAAAGGGGCGTGCCTATAATAGCGAAGTTTTTGCTCGAAATGAGAAATATATTGGTACAGTTCCGAGCGCCATGACAGAGCCAGCAATTCATTATGATACGACTGATAAATATGTCACATTGAGCGAATTAACGGATGCCTATAATTCCTATAAGGCAGGTACTTATAATAGTGATGATATATTGCGAATTTGGAAAAATATATACGATATGGAAGAAATTGATGCCTCTTATAAGGATCAAGTTGGTCCGATTTTTGGAACAACTGAATATGGGCTCAAGTACTATAAGGGTGACCAGACCTTTGTATTAAACCATGGCGGTTTTGGGTACTCAAATAGTTTTAATGTTTTGCAAGAGGGATGGGAAATAGAAGAAACCTATGTCGATGTTCCAGTGGCTATGACCACTCTTGGGGAAACTGCAGCGACGACCCCAAGCTATATTGTACGTGTTAAGTTGAACAACAAACAATACAAGGGAGGCAGCGGACAGTCTAGTAAATTTTATATCGAGAATGTAAGGATGGTTATGGATACTAAATCGGATGGTTCTTACCTCACTTGGTCAACTAGACAGTCTAAAAAAATAGATGAAGCTATACAAGCTTATGGTAAAAAAGAAGGACTTGCCTTCCAATTTGATAGGGAACCGTTATTATCCTCGCCTGGAGAGTATCAAATAGCTGTTTTTACAGATAGTTCAGATAGGGAACCAGATATTAAAACCTTATTCTATTTTGGAATGGGGACTACATACGATTATTATTTCTTGTCAAGATACGATGCTGTTGGCAACTCAACAATTCCGACACGGTATGTATTCACTATTCATGGAGGTAAGCCTGTCTTACTATTAAATCGTCAAAGTGATGCAGGTTATCAAATCCCAGGAACAAATACCTACATCCCAACGTTTACATTAGTAACCGATGAGTTACAACAAGAATTTAGTAAGATATTTTCTGAGGAATAA
- a CDS encoding mechanosensitive ion channel family protein, which produces MNEFIQKYVSQFNVDAILTAFVNKTLSLVLLFLAFYIIKKLAKASVKKVLVPSLKVSTQDIGRQKTISRLVESILNYLLYFILIYCILSILGLPVSSLLAGAGIAGVAVGLGAQGFLSDLVNGFFILIERQFDVGDVVKLTNGPITISGTIVSMGIRTTQVRDADGTLHFIPNRNILVVSNQSRGDMRAQVDIPLQFNTDLERVGQVIEEVNRREVSNFDQITGVTVLGPQNTTNGQFVYRVNLFVAHGQQSSIYHQFLGFYQEALRQAGIDLPTTSLTK; this is translated from the coding sequence ATGAATGAATTTATCCAGAAATATGTTTCTCAGTTTAATGTGGATGCCATCTTGACAGCCTTTGTCAATAAAACCCTTTCGTTGGTGCTCCTCTTTCTTGCCTTTTACATCATAAAAAAACTTGCTAAGGCATCTGTAAAAAAAGTCTTAGTGCCATCTCTGAAAGTATCCACTCAGGACATTGGTCGCCAGAAAACCATCAGCCGTCTAGTGGAGAGTATCCTGAATTATTTGCTCTACTTTATCCTTATCTACTGTATTTTAAGTATCCTTGGTTTGCCTGTTTCAAGTCTGCTTGCAGGTGCGGGGATTGCAGGGGTAGCTGTTGGCCTGGGGGCGCAAGGTTTTTTGTCAGACCTAGTCAATGGATTCTTTATCCTGATAGAGCGACAGTTTGACGTGGGGGATGTGGTCAAGCTGACCAATGGGCCCATTACAATTTCAGGCACTATTGTGAGCATGGGCATTCGGACCACCCAGGTAAGGGATGCGGATGGAACCCTGCATTTTATCCCCAATCGCAATATCCTTGTCGTGTCCAACCAATCCCGTGGAGATATGCGGGCTCAGGTGGATATCCCACTCCAATTTAATACCGACTTGGAGCGAGTTGGCCAGGTTATTGAAGAAGTCAACCGTAGAGAAGTCAGCAACTTTGACCAGATTACAGGAGTGACAGTTCTTGGACCACAAAATACGACCAACGGCCAGTTTGTTTACCGTGTCAATCTCTTTGTAGCCCACGGGCAGCAAAGTAGTATTTATCACCAGTTCCTTGGTTTTTATCAGGAAGCACTACGGCAAGCAGGCATTGACTTGCCAACCACCAGTCTAACCAAATAA
- a CDS encoding DUF4352 domain-containing protein, with amino-acid sequence MEVKDFVVENGQMYYKKKPFFKQPLFWTSIVGLLLSFILGVTCLILMMSPSVSDTSSYWDTEGYFDDTISYTEYQVGDSVDFSTGLQITVTSMGKDDSLAPVGDFGYPYLVEMDVKNPTDEVVYFDEYHFQLIDDETYLPYDLDMRTYDVNLMEKINPGEMIKVKLIYEVDQESSVGFIYENAIWTELIGEGI; translated from the coding sequence ATGGAAGTGAAGGATTTTGTCGTTGAAAATGGGCAGATGTATTATAAGAAAAAGCCATTCTTCAAGCAACCATTATTTTGGACCAGTATAGTTGGTCTCCTCCTGTCTTTTATTCTAGGTGTGACCTGTCTGATTTTGATGATGAGCCCCAGTGTATCAGATACCAGTAGCTATTGGGATACAGAGGGATATTTCGACGATACCATAAGCTATACAGAGTACCAAGTGGGTGATAGTGTAGATTTTTCTACGGGTTTGCAGATTACGGTGACTTCGATGGGTAAGGATGACAGCCTTGCTCCAGTCGGTGATTTTGGCTATCCTTATCTTGTGGAAATGGATGTGAAAAATCCCACAGATGAAGTGGTGTATTTTGATGAGTACCATTTTCAACTAATTGATGATGAAACCTACCTTCCCTATGACTTGGATATGCGAACCTACGATGTTAATCTCATGGAGAAAATAAACCCTGGAGAAATGATAAAGGTAAAATTAATCTATGAGGTAGATCAAGAGAGCAGTGTGGGTTTCATTTATGAAAATGCCATCTGGACAGAGTTAATCGGAGAAGGAATTTAA
- the dhaM gene encoding dihydroxyacetone kinase phosphoryl donor subunit DhaM, which translates to MTVVGILLVSHSKNLAQGIIDLVSEVAKDIPITYCGGLEDGSIGTSFEIVQDRIETNPASTVLAFFDLGSARMNIELAADFSDKQVLIQTVPVVEGCYTAAALLQAGADLDTILDQLQELEIKK; encoded by the coding sequence ATGACAGTAGTTGGTATCCTACTAGTATCCCATTCCAAAAATCTGGCTCAAGGTATTATTGACCTAGTATCCGAAGTCGCAAAAGATATTCCGATTACCTACTGTGGAGGATTGGAGGATGGCAGTATCGGAACTAGCTTTGAAATTGTACAAGACAGGATTGAAACAAATCCAGCAAGTACAGTCCTTGCCTTCTTTGATCTTGGGAGTGCTAGGATGAACATTGAACTGGCTGCCGATTTTTCTGACAAGCAAGTCCTTATCCAAACTGTGCCAGTTGTAGAAGGATGCTACACAGCTGCGGCCCTCTTACAGGCTGGGGCAGATCTGGATACCATCCTTGACCAATTGCAGGAGCTTGAAATTAAAAAATAA
- the dhaL gene encoding dihydroxyacetone kinase subunit DhaL, translating to MDAKTALTWMEKFNEKIQTNKDYLSELDSPIGDGDHGGNMARGMAAVIQELSEKDYESADQVFKVVAMQLLSKVGGASGPLYGSAFMGITKASQAGADLADTLQAGLDMIQKRGKAELGEKTMVDVWVPVIAALRENQLSVEVIHEAVQATKDILATKGRASYVGERSIGHIDPGSFSSGLLFEALLEAGL from the coding sequence ATGGATGCAAAAACAGCATTGACATGGATGGAGAAATTCAACGAAAAAATTCAAACGAATAAGGATTATTTGAGTGAACTGGACTCTCCTATCGGAGATGGAGATCATGGCGGAAACATGGCTCGAGGGATGGCGGCTGTCATACAGGAGTTATCTGAAAAAGACTACGAGAGTGCTGACCAGGTTTTCAAAGTGGTTGCCATGCAACTCCTCAGCAAGGTGGGCGGTGCTTCTGGTCCTCTCTATGGCTCTGCTTTTATGGGGATAACTAAAGCCAGTCAGGCTGGCGCGGATTTAGCTGATACGCTACAAGCAGGTTTGGACATGATCCAAAAACGCGGCAAGGCCGAATTGGGTGAAAAAACCATGGTGGATGTTTGGGTCCCTGTCATTGCTGCCCTAAGAGAAAACCAGCTCTCAGTAGAGGTTATACATGAGGCTGTTCAGGCAACAAAAGATATCCTTGCAACCAAAGGGCGAGCTTCCTATGTTGGCGAACGCTCTATCGGTCACATTGATCCAGGTTCTTTCTCGTCTGGGCTTCTCTTTGAAGCCTTGTTGGAGGCAGGACTATGA
- the dhaK gene encoding dihydroxyacetone kinase subunit DhaK codes for MKKIINQPEYVVDEMLKGLVFMHNDLVDRLEGFEVIVRKAEKTGKVGIISGGGSGHEPSHAGFVGKGMLSAAVCGAVFTSPTPDQILEAIKAADEGAGVFMVIKNYSGDIMNFEMAQELAEMEGIEVASVVVDDDIAVENSLYTQGRRGVAGTILVHKILGHAAETGKSLAEIKELADRLVPQIKTIGLALSGATVPEVGKPGFVLEEDEFEYGVGIHGEPGYKKEKLQPSAKLAEELVEKLAEGFDIQDGEHYGVLINGLGATPLMEQYVFANDVAQLLAKKGVIVDYKKIGNYMTSIDMAGLSLTLIKLEDPSWIDALQAPVEVVAW; via the coding sequence ATGAAAAAAATCATTAACCAACCTGAATATGTCGTTGACGAAATGTTGAAAGGCCTTGTCTTTATGCACAATGACCTTGTCGATCGTTTAGAGGGGTTTGAGGTCATTGTCCGTAAGGCGGAAAAGACTGGCAAAGTTGGCATCATCTCAGGAGGTGGTTCTGGTCACGAACCTTCTCATGCAGGCTTTGTCGGCAAGGGCATGTTGTCCGCCGCTGTATGTGGCGCAGTATTTACCTCACCAACCCCAGACCAAATCTTGGAAGCCATCAAGGCAGCTGATGAAGGCGCTGGAGTCTTCATGGTCATCAAAAACTACTCTGGCGACATCATGAACTTTGAAATGGCACAAGAGTTGGCTGAAATGGAAGGAATCGAAGTGGCTAGTGTCGTTGTGGACGATGATATCGCTGTGGAAAACAGCCTCTATACCCAAGGCCGTCGTGGCGTAGCAGGTACCATCCTTGTCCACAAGATTCTCGGTCATGCTGCTGAAACTGGTAAATCGCTTGCTGAGATTAAAGAATTAGCTGACCGCCTCGTTCCACAAATCAAGACTATCGGTCTTGCGCTTTCAGGCGCTACTGTTCCTGAAGTGGGCAAACCAGGCTTCGTCCTTGAAGAAGATGAATTTGAGTATGGCGTTGGTATCCATGGCGAACCTGGCTATAAGAAAGAAAAGCTACAACCATCTGCAAAATTGGCTGAAGAATTGGTTGAGAAATTGGCTGAAGGCTTTGACATTCAAGATGGTGAACACTACGGTGTCCTTATCAATGGTCTTGGAGCAACTCCTCTCATGGAGCAATATGTTTTTGCCAACGACGTTGCGCAATTACTAGCTAAAAAAGGGGTTATTGTCGATTACAAGAAAATCGGTAACTATATGACATCCATTGATATGGCTGGACTGTCACTGACTTTGATTAAACTAGAAGATCCAAGCTGGATAGACGCTTTACAGGCTCCTGTTGAAGTTGTCGCTTGGTAG
- a CDS encoding IS1182 family transposase — MYKQYNTNQLSLELNIAWDLPATHEARLISQFVDTIPQSVLLGETSHTGRPAFHPAMLLKMTLFAYARQVFSGRKIVQMNEEVIPMKWLSQDTYVCYRTINSFRASTHANQLIKTAFIYFTLLLRENGLIEDEALFIDGTKVEADANKYSFTWRKAVERYEDALNGNISALYDKLVQEGVNTALSKEECLTSEGLNQLLQETEQVLDEVEEAISQEPKVSKGGSANRQKRRRIKKLKRKLKEDFLVRKQKYERDKQILQERNSYSKTDHDATFMRMKENPMKNGQLKPGYNLQLGTNNQFALAYGLFPNPTDTRTLKPFLQSIQTLELFQHIVADAGYGSEENYSFILDDLEKTPLIPYGTYQKEQKKSYKKSDANPENWTYLEDSDQWIKPDGVVYSFKNYSRRMDKYGFEKDIKIYEADPVQASKELDQLARTEKGNLKQIQYNPTWNYFKNLVKEELTSKEGARIYAKRKVDVEPVFGRMKGVFGVRRVHVRGQKVVETEIGFLLMSMNLTKLAKKLVQESRNRKKNTDSSAGFHLKQLNLSVYFFSYWLVFAQPLPFSII; from the coding sequence ATGTATAAACAGTATAACACAAATCAGTTAAGTTTGGAATTAAATATTGCTTGGGATTTACCTGCAACGCATGAGGCTCGTCTGATTAGTCAGTTTGTGGATACCATTCCTCAATCCGTTCTATTAGGAGAAACTTCCCACACAGGTCGTCCAGCCTTTCATCCAGCCATGTTGCTCAAAATGACCCTGTTCGCCTATGCTCGTCAGGTATTCTCTGGTCGGAAAATCGTTCAAATGAATGAAGAAGTCATTCCTATGAAATGGCTGAGTCAGGATACCTATGTCTGTTATCGGACCATCAATAGTTTTCGGGCTAGCACACACGCCAATCAGCTCATCAAAACTGCCTTCATCTACTTCACCCTCCTTCTCAGAGAGAATGGCTTGATTGAAGATGAGGCTCTCTTCATTGATGGGACTAAGGTAGAAGCTGATGCCAACAAGTATTCTTTCACATGGAGAAAGGCCGTTGAACGCTATGAAGATGCCTTGAATGGAAACATTTCAGCCCTCTATGACAAACTAGTCCAAGAAGGGGTAAATACCGCCTTGTCCAAGGAAGAATGCCTCACTAGCGAGGGACTAAACCAACTCCTACAAGAAACAGAACAAGTATTGGACGAGGTGGAAGAAGCTATCTCACAAGAGCCTAAAGTCAGTAAAGGTGGCTCAGCCAACAGACAGAAACGAAGAAGAATTAAGAAACTAAAGAGAAAGTTGAAAGAGGATTTTCTTGTTCGGAAACAGAAGTACGAACGAGATAAACAGATTTTACAAGAACGAAACTCCTACTCTAAAACGGATCATGATGCAACATTTATGCGGATGAAAGAAAATCCTATGAAGAATGGTCAGCTCAAACCGGGCTACAACCTTCAACTTGGTACAAACAACCAGTTTGCCTTAGCTTACGGACTGTTTCCGAATCCAACTGACACTCGTACACTCAAGCCCTTTCTTCAATCCATCCAAACCTTAGAACTCTTTCAACACATTGTCGCAGATGCAGGTTATGGTAGTGAAGAAAATTATAGCTTTATCCTTGATGACCTGGAGAAAACACCTCTGATTCCCTACGGAACATATCAGAAAGAGCAGAAGAAAAGCTATAAGAAGAGTGATGCCAATCCTGAAAACTGGACTTACTTGGAAGATTCTGACCAATGGATAAAGCCAGATGGGGTTGTCTACTCGTTTAAGAATTATTCACGAAGAATGGACAAGTATGGATTTGAGAAAGATATTAAGATTTACGAAGCTGATCCTGTACAAGCTAGTAAAGAGTTAGACCAGTTAGCACGGACGGAAAAAGGAAACCTCAAACAAATTCAGTATAATCCTACGTGGAACTATTTCAAGAACTTAGTCAAAGAGGAATTGACAAGTAAAGAGGGAGCCCGCATTTATGCCAAACGCAAGGTGGATGTCGAACCTGTATTTGGTAGGATGAAGGGTGTTTTTGGCGTGCGCAGAGTCCATGTCAGAGGTCAAAAGGTGGTTGAAACAGAGATAGGATTCCTCCTAATGAGCATGAATCTAACGAAATTGGCTAAGAAATTAGTCCAAGAGAGTAGAAACAGAAAGAAAAACACAGACAGTTCGGCTGGATTTCATCTGAAGCAGCTCAATCTGTCTGTGTATTTTTTTAGTTATTGGCTAGTTTTTGCCCAGCCTCTTCCTTTTTCAATTATTTAA
- the dhaS gene encoding dihydroxyacetone kinase transcriptional activator DhaS has protein sequence MPTSLITKKRIAKAFKRQLSLKSFDKLSVVDIMQEAGIRRQTFYNHFLDKYELLDWIFETELQEQVTDNLTYISGVKLLDELLYYIDCNQVFYKHLFEIEGQNDFVTYLEGYFRVLMVKLLAEYQSKEGRYFTRQEQEFLVTYHSSAWIGLIKKGLAQSPCAIHSMYGQIITLLEQSFSNHNSREKRDGIYKK, from the coding sequence ATGCCAACCTCGTTGATTACCAAGAAAAGAATCGCCAAGGCCTTTAAAAGGCAATTATCGCTAAAATCATTTGATAAGCTTTCTGTTGTAGATATCATGCAGGAAGCAGGTATCCGTCGTCAAACCTTTTATAATCATTTTTTGGACAAGTATGAGCTACTGGATTGGATTTTTGAAACAGAATTGCAGGAGCAGGTGACAGACAATCTGACCTATATCAGTGGGGTGAAGCTCTTAGATGAACTGCTCTATTACATTGATTGTAACCAGGTATTTTATAAACACTTGTTTGAAATTGAGGGACAAAATGACTTTGTGACCTATCTGGAAGGCTATTTTAGGGTTCTGATGGTAAAATTATTGGCGGAATATCAGTCCAAAGAAGGTCGATATTTTACAAGGCAGGAACAGGAGTTTTTAGTGACCTACCATTCGAGCGCTTGGATTGGTCTGATTAAGAAGGGGCTAGCTCAATCCCCTTGTGCTATTCATAGCATGTATGGCCAAATTATCACCTTACTAGAGCAGTCATTTTCTAATCACAATTCGAGGGAGAAGAGGGATGGTATTTATAAAAAATAG
- the dhaQ gene encoding DhaKLM operon coactivator DhaQ, producing the protein MVFIKNRQDNVIADYIEGFCRTNKYVKKLEHQPILVQKEQDIQLVPIISGGGSGHEPAHVGFVGKGMLTAAVYGEIFTPPTAEEVLAAIRAVHKGKGVFLIVKNFEADLETFGQAIAEARKEGIAVKYIVSHDDISVDTKDNFRMRHRGLAGTILLHKVLGAAALSGYNLDQLEQLGLSLATEIATIGFATKSASLPDVSQPLFDLADGEISYGIGIHGEEGYRTVTYESSEQLANEIVNKLKLKFRWKEGEEYVLLVNNLGNLSELEQGIFLNDLYQFLELEGLKLPYIKTGKFMTSLDMEGISVTLCRVKDPVWLDFLQAPTEAAAW; encoded by the coding sequence ATGGTATTTATAAAAAATAGACAGGATAATGTGATTGCGGATTACATTGAAGGATTCTGTCGGACAAATAAGTATGTAAAGAAACTTGAACATCAACCTATTCTAGTTCAAAAAGAACAGGACATTCAGCTGGTTCCCATCATCTCAGGTGGTGGTTCTGGGCATGAACCGGCCCATGTCGGTTTCGTGGGCAAAGGAATGCTGACTGCAGCAGTCTATGGAGAGATTTTTACTCCACCAACTGCCGAAGAAGTCTTGGCAGCCATTCGTGCTGTTCATAAGGGTAAGGGAGTTTTTCTGATTGTCAAAAATTTTGAAGCGGACTTAGAAACCTTTGGTCAGGCTATTGCGGAAGCGAGAAAGGAAGGTATAGCTGTGAAATATATTGTATCCCATGACGATATCTCAGTCGATACCAAGGATAATTTCCGCATGCGCCACCGTGGGCTGGCGGGGACTATTCTTCTGCATAAGGTTCTTGGAGCTGCAGCTCTCTCTGGCTACAATTTAGATCAATTGGAACAACTGGGGCTTTCTCTAGCAACAGAGATAGCGACTATTGGTTTTGCGACCAAGTCAGCCAGCTTGCCAGATGTCAGCCAGCCTTTATTTGATTTGGCGGATGGAGAAATTTCCTATGGAATTGGCATTCATGGAGAGGAAGGTTATCGCACCGTAACCTACGAATCTTCGGAGCAATTAGCTAATGAAATTGTCAATAAGCTAAAACTGAAATTCCGTTGGAAGGAGGGGGAGGAGTATGTCCTCTTGGTCAACAATCTAGGGAACCTGTCTGAGCTTGAGCAAGGTATCTTTCTCAATGATTTGTACCAGTTCTTGGAATTAGAAGGCTTGAAACTACCCTATATTAAAACAGGTAAGTTTATGACCAGTTTGGATATGGAAGGTATATCTGTCACCCTTTGTCGTGTCAAGGATCCAGTCTGGCTAGACTTCTTGCAGGCTCCGACAGAAGCTGCGGCTTGGTAA